One part of the Oryzias melastigma strain HK-1 linkage group LG21, ASM292280v2, whole genome shotgun sequence genome encodes these proteins:
- the gcgb gene encoding glucagon b yields MKTAQSLAGLLLLIIIQSSWQVPDQDADRNSVLLNENSMFSDLSEPPNMKRHSEGTFSNDYSKYLETRRAQDFVQWLKNSKRNGSLFRRHADGTYTSDVSSYLQDQAAKEFVSWLKAGRGRRD; encoded by the exons ATGAAAACAGCTCAGTCTCTTGCTGGACTTctgctcctcatcatcatccaaAGCAGCTGGCAGGTGCCTGATCAGGACGCCGACCGAAACTCTGT GTTATTGAATGAGAATTCAATGTTCAGCGATCTCAGTGAGCCCCCAAACATGAAGAGGCACTCGGAGGGAACGTTTTCCAACGACTACAGCAAATACCTGGAGACGAGAAGAGCCCAAGACTTCGTTCAGTGGctgaaaaattcaaaaaggaACGG GAGTCTATTCAGGCGTCATGCGGACGGCACCTACACCAGCGACGTCAGCTCCTACCTGCAGGACCAGGCAGCAAAGGAGTTTGTGTCCTGGCTGAAGGCCGGCCGGGGCAGACGAGactaa